A window from Drosophila subobscura isolate 14011-0131.10 chromosome O, UCBerk_Dsub_1.0, whole genome shotgun sequence encodes these proteins:
- the LOC117899335 gene encoding probable Rho GTPase-activating protein CG5521 isoform X2, translated as MFTKKSHADVKKSTAKLQDCKKDSASRLRHLRMILDNVELEESKSLFETNYSHVYFILYDTFIQAEANLKQKVHKAHREELDGSLWLLEKILCLLPELLARRWQCHSLSRIMAKLLHLGNSPKLRREGVRYFLLWYQTLGENAPGYVHAMYADLIPGLIVPQKGVLGPDTEFSASDFLTHPNMKADGGMASVFHDNAFSHPVQSSELMALLPPSSSEKSAPPDPRDGLEVLLNSMVHTAACLRWRDNRAQKDHRAFAFLLQRFMDVFLPVFSPNFDVTCSIYNPRLDMPVMRSINKKDEVMASCVVVLINWVSRFTHERLLSHRLDCTLHIEDVDHVRLQGYQQGLIVRDVFYVSRENINFVHEVYRQAFLLNFTSKPQIEAIRTAIAVYRDWMTGETPPPFLLEPNDDPPPASTAGGTPRSQRLRTPSYVGAIAGSKEQLAVRAGRQNVLQVFVTNAANVFLVNTANLNICFPARSRNYRSTPLEEQTEICKKVLNVYRTMVMNTDMDSRTWEQLLLVLLQVTSVVLHQNQHHHGSTGGGGGGGPKTATLGGILGSAIFQTLIVTWIRAHTKVPVNVLLWEKFLNVLQSLTHREELIVEWNKTIQTLTRVFSRYTYGISLLDLPLDRVAESRAEKRRRIGTVWQGSGGSSSTANGGPAAGSAIGSSSGHNRQRESLVESNSSRSDEATQVALLPAGHHQRPHGHQHSQSQGGTGHGSRPVPLTPMLSRSYSEGSLASAARNSRIRRRRAVTPKPKPLQQSQQQLLGEHRMQQCGGTANAQDLRRAMSLDSLAAIPSRKGGEADETDSYQDGDNESGAGSRSPSPTASSGIEGGSIKDAQLHIDASLDDANSGSYGSGSGSGSVSGRRCIILGGSAEGWHPDSTSIMWKRMLGALGDVNRIPKADLHAQVFMHLLEMTQNLIKIKQNQGISTDNQSTPPPPTLVPPIGIVAPWCYGSLTLDRSFKKGKLWALQLLCSLALHGAVGRQQFPLFYHALHQLLTGEDRDLIYAILKYLEGPRLLSLLLPGHTLLLLDLVHASAILLTSLEVSRSTPRAEVAALLGSLLCYPSSLLPRPVLQPSPQKFELMECPDLQDHILNIVLRCARREPSSKARCIALSQLGQWLLQRLSQPSTNSAAGRAAPFQQAVPHPKDVHPKESKHFNPRIKEVLQVLLQALQFKHHTIAMVAVDSLKLCAERGRQLAAIERVPQLIITALCKALEIQNVSKPKDSDKVVLTSLMLCLGEFCMAIPAALMLAPLNENGDTLVLQVLRVLLQVASGAPRHERVKLTSDDDFDMHIAHDDLQGDGRLPEATYQTSETIQACITAIRLCAKAVSMHLVTHIGHFPMGIGASRLSSMVEEHDDIGGAALGNQLDSRRDSVDLPSVVSAQNVQLFMLNSGLVASFIELPTLKLPGGGITAGLVTAEKQVRVLMRDLNGKACWDASILYSEPRKTEETTQQRPTPKLHHHQHQQQALDSMVSSMMGVEMQPPRHTLRHRPAGVLPLAKDMAPDLDQLDDMLAYIGHTSPECVAPNVAQLNAPTSSALGNNQEAQAISVILNQRLLEQEFVMHTARAHSPALRHAGSSSSLQQHAGSSSVDQRSLHSACASFDSLPTRTEMPFQYCRLLFSHLGLAGWERRSRTHLLQRTEKLMRELRNVDLQKCRETHKMAVIYVAAGQEDKGSILRNTSGSSTYEMFISALGWEIDLETHNGFLGGLPRQGCGATAPYYATPFLEVVYHVATRMPSDSSEAMLLKTRHLGNDEVHIVWSEHHRDYRRDILPTEFCDVLIVVYPLRNGLFRVTVNRKPEVPWFGPLANESVVSGACLATLIRATAINASRTKRAALPLYQQFYEERNRSLDSVSSRYKESTTFEDFASRIYNPMPLSTLGMLRESNASSSAAPLASALLDHNRASVKGWVQASIDSGPMLGIAPSASAGSTAAMEAAAASSMTSASPRGPRKLGAPFKSVTKKHSLQQIVIGGGSVSASGDTPPESPTMPQRRFK; from the exons ATGTTTACCAAAAAATCGCATGCAGACGTTAAGAAGTCGACGGCCAAGCTGCAGGATTGCAAAAAGGATTCAGCCTCACGCCTGCGACATCTGCGCATGATATTGG ATAatgtggagctggaggagtcCAAGTCGCTGTTCGAGACCAACTACAGCCATGTGTACTTCATACTCTACGACACCTTCATACAGGCGGAGGCGAACCTAAAGCAGAAAG TTCACAAGGCACACCGCGAGGAGCTAGACGGTTCACTATGGCTGCTGGAGAAGATtctgtgcctgctgccagAGCTGTTGGCACGTCGCTGGCAGTGTCACTCTCTCAGTCGCATTATGGCCAAGCTGTTGCATCTGGGCAACTCCCCAAAGCTGAGACGAGAAGGCGTCAG atatttCCTGCTCTGGTATCAGACGCTGGGCGAGAATGCTCCCGGTTATGTGCATGCCATGTATGCGGATCTGATACCCGGTTTAATTGTCCCCCAAAAGGGCGTGCTGGGCCCCGACACGGAGTTCAGCGCCTCGGACTTTCTTACACATCCGAATATGAAGGCAGACGGTGGCATGGCCTCCGTCTTCCACGACAATGCCTTCTCCCATCCCGTGCAGAGCTCAGAGCTGATGGCACTGCTGCCGCCATCCTCCAGCGAGAAGTCAGCGCCGCCAGATCCCCGCGATGGACTCGAGGTGCTGCTCAATAGCATGGTCCACACGGCCGCGTGTCTGCGCTGGCGTGACAATCGCGCACAGAAGGACCATCGAGCCTTTGCCTTCCTGCTGCAACGTTTCATGGACGTCTTTCTGCCCGTCTTCTCGCCGAACTTCGATGTCACCTGCTCCATCTACAATCCCCGCCTGGATATGCCTGTGATGCGTTCCATCAACAAGAAGGACGAGGTCATGGCCTCCTGTGTGGTGGTTCTCATCAATTGGGTGTCGCGTTTCACCCACGAGCGTCTGCTCAGCCACCGTCTGGATTGCACGCTACACATCGAGGATGTGGATCATGTGCGCCTGCAGGGCTATCAGCAGGGACTGATCGTGCGGGACGTGTTCTACGTAAGCCGCGAGAACATCAACTTTGTCCACGAGGTCTACCGTCAGGCATTCCTCTTGAACTTCACCTCCAAGCCGCAGATTGAGGCCATACGCACGGCCATTGCGGTTTATAGGGACTGGATGACGGGCGAGACGCCGCCGCCGTTTCTGCTGGAGCCCAACGATGATCCGCCGCCTGCCTCGACAGCAGGTGGCACACCACGCAGCCAGCGTTTGCGCACGCCCTCGTATGTGGGCGCCATAGCGGGCTCCAAGGAGCAGTTGGCCGTGCGAGCCGGCAGGCAGAATGTGCTGCAG GTGTTTGTCACGAATGCTGCCAATGTGTTCCTCGTGAATACGGCAAATCTGAACATTTGCTTCCCCGCTCGATCGCGCAATTATCGCTCCAcgccgctggaggagcagaCGGAGATCTGCAAGAAGGTTCTAAATGTCTATCGCACGATGGTTATGAACACGGACATGGACTCGCGTACGTGGGAGCAACTGCTGCTCGTTCTGCTGCAGGTTACCTCCGTGGTGCTGCATCAGAATCAACATCATCATGGTTCGACCGGCggaggtggcggcggtggccccAAGACCGCCACTCTGGGCGGCATCCTGGGCTCAGCCATTTTCCAGACGCTGATAGTCACGTGGATACGGGCACACACCAAAGTGCCCGTGAATGTGCTGCTCTGGGAGAAGTTCCTCAATGTCCTGCAGTCGCTGACGCATCGCGAGGAGCTCATTGTCGAGTGGAACAAAACGATACAGACGCTGACGCGTGTCTTCTCGCGCTACACCTACGGCATCAGTCTGCTCGACTTGCCGCTGGATCGTGTGGCAGAGAGTCGCGCGGAGAAGCGTCGCCGCATTGGGACCGTGTGGCAGGGAtcgggtggcagcagcagcacggccaATGGAGGACCCGCCGCTGGCTCGGcgattggcagcagcagcgggcatAATCGTCAACGCGAATCGCTGGTCGAGTCGAACAGCAGTCGCTCGGACGAGGCCACGCAGGTGGCACTGCTGCCCGCGGGGCACCACCAACGGCCGCACGGCCATCAGCACTCGCAATCGCAGGGCGGCACCGGGCACGGCTCGCGACCTGTGCCCCTCACACCCATGCTGAGCAGAAGCTATAGCGAGGGCAGCTTAGCGTCGGCGGCCAGAAACTCACGCATTCGCCGTCGCCGAGCAGTGACGCCCAAGCCGAAGCCTCTGcaacagtcgcagcagcagctgctgggtgAGCATCGAATGCAGCAGTGCGGCGGAACAGCGAATGCGCAAGACTTGCGGCGCGCCATGTCGCTGGACTCGCTGGCAGCGATACCCTCGCGAAAGGGTGGCGAAGCGGACGAGACGGATAGCTACCAGGATGGCGACAATGAGAGTGGCGCTGGGTCGAGGAGTCCATCGCCAACGGCCAGCAGTGGAATAGAAGGGGGATCCATCAAGGACGCACAATTGCACATCGATGCGAGCCTGGATGATGCCAATTCCGGCAGctatggcagcggcagtggctcgGGCAGTGTCTCCGGTCGTCGCTGCATCATACTCGGCGGCTCAGCCGAGGGCTGGCACCCGGACTCCACTTCCATCATGTGGAAGCGGATGCTGGGCGCCTTGGGCGATGTGAATCGCATACCGAAAGCGGATCTGCATGCCCAGGTGTTTATGCATTTGCTGGAGATGACACAGAATCTGATAAAGATCAAGCAGAATCAAGGGATATCCACGGACAACCAGAGcacaccgccgccacccacaCTTGTGCCGCCAATCGGGATTGTCGCACCCTGGTGCTATGGCTCCCTCACTCTGGATCGCTCCTTCAAGAAGGGCAAGCTGTGGGCGCTGCAATTGCTCTGCTCGCTGGCTCTGCACGGCGCCGTGGGTCGGCAGCAGTTTCCGCTGTTTTACCATGCGCTGCACCAGCTGCTGACTGGAGAGGATCGCGACCTCATCTATGCCATTCTCAAGTACTTGGAGGGACCGCGGCTGCtcagtttgctgctgccgggacacacgctgctgctgctcgatctGGTGCATGCCAGCGCCATACTCCTCACCTCCCTGGAGGTCTCCCGCAGCACGCCGAGAGCCGAAGTGGCAGCTTTGCTGGGTTCCCTGCTCTGCTATCCCTCATCGCTGCTGCCGCGTCCTGTGCTGCAGCCCTCGCCACAGAAATTCGAGCTGATGGAGTGCCCGGATCTGCAAGATCACATACTCAACATTGTGCTGCGCTGTGCGCGTCGCGAGCCCTCGTCCAAGGCCCGCTGCATAGCCCTGTCCCAGCTGGGGCAGTGGCTGCTCCAGCGCCTCTCCCAGCCCTCAACGAACTCTGCCGCTGGCCGTGCAGCGCCCTTCCAGCAGGCAGTGCCACATCCCAAGGATGTCCATCCCAAAGAGTCGAAACATTTCAATCCGCGCATAAAGGAAGTGCTCCAGGTGCTGCTCCAGGCGCTCCAGTTCAAGCATCACACCATTGCCATGGTGGCCGTCGACTCACTGAAACTCTGTGCGGAGCGTGGACGTCAACTGGCGGCGATCGAGCGCGTGCCGCAGCTCATCATCACGGCGCTGTGCAAGGCGCTGGAGATTCAGAACGTTTCGAAGCCCAAGGACTCGGACAAGGTGGTTCTCACATCGCTGATGCTCTGCCTGGGGGAGTTCTGCATGGCAATACCCGCCGCCCTGATGCTGGCGCCGCTCAACGAGAATGGCGACACGCTGGTGCTGCAAGTGCTGCGCGTGCTACTGCAGGTGGCATCCGGTGCACCGCGTCACGAGCGCGTGAAACTGACTTCCGACGATGACTTCGATATGCACATTGCCCACGACGATCTGCAGGGCGATGGACGACTGCCGGAGGCCACGTACCAAACATCGGAGACCATTCAGGCGTGCATTACGGCCATCCGACTGTGCGCCAAGGCCGTGTCCATGCATCTGGTCACCCACATCGGTCACTTTCCCATGGGCATTGGCGCCTCGAGGCTCAGTTCGATGGTGGAGGAGCACGATGACATTGGCGGTGCGGCGCTGGGCAACCAGTTGGACTCTCGGCGCGACTCTGTGGATCTGCCGTCGGTGGTGAGTGCCCAAAATGTGCAGCTTTTCATGCTCAACTCGGGTCTGGTGGCCAGTTTCATAGAGCTACCCACGCTAAAGCTGCCCGGAGGCGGCATCACCGCGGGTCTGGTCACCGCCGAGAAGCAGGTGCGCGTGCTCATGCGAGATCTCAATGGGAAGGCCTGTTGGGATGCCTCCATTCTGTACTCGGAGCCGCGCAAGACGGAGGAGACCACGCAGCAGCGACCAACGCCCAAGCTGCATcatcaccagcaccagcagcaggccctcGACTCGATGGTGTCCTCCATGATGGGTGTGGAGATGCAGCCACCGCGTCACACGCTCCGCCATCGGCCGGCTGGAGTTTTGCCGCTGGCCAAGGACATGGCGCCGGACCTAGACCAGCTGGACGACATGCTGGCCTACATCGGGCACACCAGTCCCGAGTGTGTGGCCCCGAATGTCGCTCAACTGAATGCGCCGACCAGCAGTGCGCTGGGCAACAACCAGGAGGCACAAGCCATCTCTGTGATCCTGAATCAGCGCCTGCTCGAGCAGGAGTTTGTGATGCACACAGCCCGAGCGCATTCGCCAGCGTTGCGGCACGCGGGCTCCAGCTCTTCGCTGCAGCAACACGCAGGATCATCGTCTGTAGATCAGCGATCACTGCACTCGGCCTGCGCATCGTTTGACTCGCTGCCCACACGCACGGAGATGCCCTTCCAGTATTGCCGGTTGCTCTTCTCGCACCTGGGACTCGCTGGCTGGGAGAGGCGTTCGCGTACgcatctgctgcagcgcaCGGAGAAGCTGATGCGAGAGCTGCGGAATGTGGATCTACAAAAGTGCCGCGAAACGCACAAGATGGCCGTCATCTATGTGGCCGCCGGGCAGGAGGACAAGGGCAGTATACTGAGGaacaccagcggcagcagcacctaCGAGATGTTCATCTCGGCGCTGGGCTGGGAGATCGATTTGGAGACGCACAATGGCTTCTTGGGTGGACTGCCGCGACAGGGCTGCGGTGCCACGGCGCCCTACTATGCCACACCCTTCCTGGAGGTTGTCTACCATGTGGCCACCAGAATGCCCTCGGATTCATCGGAGGCAATGCTGCTGAAGACGCGTCATCTGGGCAACGATGAGGTGCACATTGTGTGGAGCGAACACCACAGGGACTACCGGCGTGACATTCTGCCCACAGAGTTCTGCGACGTTCTCATTGTTGTATATCCGCTGAGGAACGGCCTGTTCCGGGTGACTGTCAATCGGAAGCCGGAGGTGCCTTGGTTCGGGCCGCTGGCCAACGAGAGCGTTGTCAGTGGCGCCTGCCTGGCCACGCTCATCCGAGCGACAGCGATCAATGCCAGTCGAACGAAGCGCGCTGCCCTGCCGCTCTATCAGCAATT CTACGAGGAGCGCAATCGTTCGCTGGACAGCGTCTCGTCGCGATACAAGGAGAGCACCACCTTTGAGGACTTTGCCAGTCGCATCTACAACCCAATGCCGCTGTCCACGTTGGGAATGTTAAGGGAGTCGAATGCCAGCAGCTCAGCAGCGCCACTGGCCTCTGCACTGCTCGATCATAATCGCGCTTCAGTGAAGG GTTGGGTACAGGCTTCCATTGATTCGGGGCCCATGCTGGGCATTGCCCCATCTGCCTCGGCAGGCTCAACGGCGGCcatggaggcggcggcagccagcagcatgaCATCTGCCTCGCCACGCGGTCCCCGCAAGCTGGGCGCACCATTCAAGAGTGTGACTAAAAAGCATTCGCTGCAGCAGATTGTCATTGGCGGTGGCAGCGTCAGTGCCAGTGGGGATACACCGCCCGAGAGTCCAACAATGCCGCAACGACgctttaaataa